The window GTTCGTATCGTGGGTGGTAAAAATCAATTGGGCATGATGAGGGTTACTGGTTGCGGTATTGAACAGTTTAATAATTTCCCACGTGATCAATGGATGAATCCGTGCATCCAGTTCATCAACCACCAAGAGCGAACCGTGTTTGAGCGCATGGACAATCGGGAAGGCGAGCGCTAATAATTTTTTGGTGCCATCCGATTCATGGGCTTCAATCTCAAAAGTTTCTTCTCCGACCGGATTTCCCTCGGCATCAAACTGCTTATGCAGGGTTATGAGTTGTGACGGAAGGCTGAATGCTTTTGCTATATCGAGACCTGTATGCATCGTAAAATGCTCGGCCTTGTTGTTCGATAGCTCATCGCGCGATAAAGGTTGTACCTGAATATCAGTAATGCCCACATCAAGCGCTTTGACGAAATGAATAATGGCAGCTTGGTCATCAGCTTGTTCAAATTGTCGAAGGATATTCGTGCGACCTTGGCGATCATTGATGCTTAAATCGATTTGGATTTGGGTAAACCACTTTAAAATCGTCTTGGCAATCTCCCCATTAAACTGGGCAATGATCGAAAGAAATAAGGCGTTATTGCGGGTAAACTGACGCAGTTGGCGAAATTCTTTAAACGCTTCAGTAAGTTCAATCTGATCACCTTCCCGTTCGAAGACCATGGTTTCGCGCACATTCCGCGTGTGATACAGCCATTCGCTGACAACTGCCTGCGAGGTCACTTCACACCCATAGCGATACTGGGTTGTCTCGATCATGAACGAAAGCTCAAAGAATGAGGGTTGATCGATGGTTGCCGTGCTCAGACGAAAGCGTTCAACCTGAATGGGATCGTCAATTTGCATACTGCGGGCAGAATTGATCACAAAATCACGGATAAACCGCAAGGCGGCAATACAATTGCTCTTCCCGCTCGCATTTGCACCATAAATGGCCGCACTAGTCAACAACGAGACATTCCCGACGGAAAAAACCGT is drawn from Herpetosiphon gulosus and contains these coding sequences:
- a CDS encoding ATP-binding protein; translation: MLIGMSVGNYRSFHEVVTFSMAATAITSRDKTLDQHTVFSVGNVSLLTSAAIYGANASGKSNCIAALRFIRDFVINSARSMQIDDPIQVERFRLSTATIDQPSFFELSFMIETTQYRYGCEVTSQAVVSEWLYHTRNVRETMVFEREGDQIELTEAFKEFRQLRQFTRNNALFLSIIAQFNGEIAKTILKWFTQIQIDLSINDRQGRTNILRQFEQADDQAAIIHFVKALDVGITDIQVQPLSRDELSNNKAEHFTMHTGLDIAKAFSLPSQLITLHKQFDAEGNPVGEETFEIEAHESDGTKKLLALAFPIVHALKHGSLLVVDELDARIHPLITWEIIKLFNTATSNPHHAQLIFTTHDTNLLSHDLFRRDQVWFTEKTRHGATKLYSLVEYKVRNDASLEKNYIEGRYGAIPFLGDIASIVEDHRDE